Genomic DNA from Catellatospora sp. TT07R-123:
TTCGAGCAGCTCAGGGATCGAGCCGAGATTCACGCAGCCACCTTGAGGATCAGCGCGTCGCCCTGGCCGCCGCCGCCGCACAGCGCGGCCGCGCCGACACCGCCGCCGCGGCGCTTGAGCTCCAGCGCCAGGGTCAGCGCCAGCCGGGCGCCGGACATGCCGATCGGGTGGCCCAGCGCGATGGCGCCGCCGTTGACGTTGACGATGTCGGAGGTGATGCCCAGCTCGCGCATGGACTGGATGCCGACGGCCGCGAACGCCTCGTTGATCTCGACCAGGTCGAGGTCGACCGTGGTCAGGCCCTCCTTGGCCAGCGCGTGCTTGATCGCGTTGGCGGGCTGGGCGTGCAGCGAGTTGTCCGGTCCGGCCACGTTGCCGTGCGCGCCGATCTCGGCCAGCCAGGTCAGGCCCAGTTCCTGCGCCTTCGCCTTGCTCATGACCACGACCGCGGCGGCGCCGTCGGAGATGGGCGAGGAGGAACCGGCGGTGATGGTGCCGTCCTTGGCGAAGGCCGGGCGCAGCTTGGCCAGGGTCTCCGGCGTGGTGTCGGGGCGTACGCCCTCGTCCTCGCTGACCACGATCGGGTCGCCCTTGCGGGCCGGGATGGTGACCGGGGCGATCTCCTCGGCGAAGTGCCCGTTCTTCTGCGCGGCGGCGGCGCGCTGGTGCGAGGCCGCGGCGAAGGCGTCCTGCTCCTCGCGGCTGATCTCGTAGCGCTTGTTGTGGTTCTCGGTCGACTCGCCCATGGCGATCTGGTCGTACGCGTCGGTGAGGCCGTCGAGGGCCATGTGGTCCTTGATCACGACGTCGCCGTACTTGTAGCCGTTGCGCTGGCCGATCAGCAGGTGCGGGGCGTTGGTCATCGACTCCATGCCGCCCGCGACCACGATGTCGAACTCGCCCGCGCGGATGAGCTGGTCGGCCAGGGCGATCGCGTCGAGGCCGGACAGGCAGACCTTGTTCACGGTCAGGGCCGGGACGTTCATCGGGATGCCGGCGCCGACGGCGGCCTGGCGGGCGGTGATCTGGCCGCCGCCGGCCTGGAGCACCTGGCCCATGATCACGTACTGGACCTGCTCGGGGGCGACCCCGGCGCGCTCCAGCGCCGCCTTGATCGCGACCGAGCCGAGCTGGGTCGCGGAGAGGTCCTTGAGATTGCCGAGCAGGCGGCCCATCGGCGTACGCGCGCCGCTGACGATCACAGAAGTCATGGTGACAGCCCTCCGAGTGGCCTGGATTACGTTCCGCCTTAACGATGGTTCGGTCAGACTAACCGCATGACCGAACCAGCATCCCTGTCGACCTCGTCACAGAGTGTCAAATCGCTCTCCGTCGGGCTGCAGCGCATCGATCACGTCGGCGTCGCGGTGCCGGACCTCGACACCGCCATCGCCTTCTACGAAGGTACGTTCGGAATGACCTGCGTGCACGTGGAGACCAACGAGGAGCAGGGCGTACGCGAGGCGATGATGCAGGTCGCCCCCGGCGTGGAGGGCGGCGCCATCCAGCTGCTGGCTCCGCTGCGCCCCGATTCGGCCATCGGGAAGTTCCTCGACCGCAGCGGCCCCGGGATGCAGCAGCTCGCCTTCACCGTGGTGGACATCGACGCGACCTGCGCGGCCCTGCGCGAACGCGGCATGCGCCTGCTCTACGAGACCCCCCGGCGCGGCACCGCGAACTCCCGGATCAACTTCGTGCACCCGAAGGACGCGGGCGGCGTACTCGTCGAGCTGGTTCAGCCTGCCGCCGACCACTGATGCACTGAATCATCGTTAAGTCTGGCGTGGAGTTTTTCACAGACCCGTTCCGGCTCAAGCTACCGACGAGTAACGTCCCGCCCACCTGAGCCGCCATGTGTGTCGACCACATGGCGGCACCAGCAGGACCGCGCCCAACATGGGCAGCACTCAGATCCCGGGACCAGGCGCCATTCCGCTCAGCTCCACCGGGCGTCTGCGTCCCCTCACCACGGAGGTGGCGCCGTGCAAGACATCCTCGACGTGATCATGGAGGCCGAGGGCTCCGCCGACCCCGCCGAGCACCTGCGCCGACTTGCCTCGGTGCCGGTACCGGCCGCCTACCAGGGCATGGTCGTGCGCGCCGACGAGGCCGCGATGTTCGACGGCCTGGCCACCCGCGACAAGGACCCGCGCAAGTCGCTGCACCTGCAGGAGGTGCCGACGCCCGAACTCGGGCCGGGCGAGGCGCTGATCGCCGTGATGGCCAGCGCGGTCAACTACAACACCGTGTGGACGTCCATCTTCGAGCCGGTGTCGACCTTCGCCTTCCTCAGGAAGTACGGACGGCTGTCGCCCCTGACCGCGCGCCACGACCTGCCCTACCACGTGGTGGGTTCGGACGCGGCGGGCGTGGTGCTGCGCACCGGCGCCGGGGTCACCAAGTGGAAGCCCGGCGACCAGATCGTGGCGCACTGCCTGAACGTCGAGCTGGAGGACGCGGCGGGCCACGACGACACCATGCTCGACCCGCAGCAGCGCATCTGGGGGTTCGAGACCAACTACGGCGGCCTGGCACAGCTCGCGATCGTCAAGGCCAACCAGCTGATGCCCAAGCCCGCCCACCTGACCTGGGAGGAGGCGGCCAGCCCGGGGCTGGTCAACTCCACCGCGTACCGGCAGCTCGTCTCGCACCACGGGGCGAACATGAAGCAGGGCGACGTCGTGCTGATCTGGGGCGCCAGCGGCGGGCTCGGGTCGTACGCGACGCAGATGGCCCTCAACGGCGGCGCGATCCCGGTCTGTGTGGTGTCCTCGCCGGACAAGGCGGAGCTGTGCCGCCGCATGGGCGCCGACCTGGTCATCGACCGCGTCGCGGAGGGTTACCAGTTCTGGTCGGACGAGACCACTCAGGACCCCTCGGAGTGGAAGCGGTTCGGGGCGCGCATCCGCGAGCTGACCGGCGGCGACGACCCCGACATCGTGTTCGAGCACCCGGGCCGCGAGACCTTCGGCGCCAGCGTGTACGTCGCCAAGAAGGGCGGCACCATCGTCACCTGCGCCTCGACCAGCGGCTACGAGCATCAGTACGACAACCGCTACCTGTGGATGTCGCTCAAGCGGATCGTCGGCAGCCACTTCGCGAACTACCGCGAGGCGTGGGAGGCCAACCGGCTCGTCGACCTCGGCCGCATCCACCCGACGCTGTCCAAGTCGTTCCCGCTGGAGCAGACCGGCCAGGCCGCGTACGAGGTCCACCGCAACACCCACCAGGGCAAGGTCGGCGTGCTGTGCCTGGCCCCGCAGGAGGGTCTGGGCGTACGCGACCAGGAGAAGCGGGCCCGCCACCTCACCGCCATCAACCGCTTCCGCGGGGTCTGACCGCCAGCCGCGGGGCGGGGCGCCACACCGCGCGCCGCCCCGCGGTCCTCACTTGCGCCAGGGTGCCGCGGGCTCGCAGGGGTCCGTGCGCTCGGGACGGTGCTCGATGCTGTGCACGGTGTCGATCTCCTTGAGACCCAGCTGGCCGAGCGTGGCCTTGAACGCGTTGGACCAGCCCAGCCGCAGGAACTGCGACAGCGCCTCGTTGACCTTCGCGCAGAGCTTCGGGGAGTTGTTGGGCAGGCCGACGCCGTACTGCTCGACGCCGACGGACAGGAACCTCGGCACCTCCTTGCGCTTGTCCGGCGGCAGCGACCCGACGTACGCCTGGATGATCGCCAGGTCGGTGGAGACGGCGAGGTCCGGTTCGGAACCCGAGAAGAAGCGCTGGAAGCAGGCGCGCAGCGTGGGTTCCACGACGACGTCGTAGCCGAGCTTGCGCAGCCGCAGCTCGGCCGTCGACCCTGACGGCACGCAGACGCGGTGGATGTCGTGCACCGTCTCGGCGGTGCTGTCGTGCGTGGCGAACCCCTCGACGTCGTTGAAGTACGGCCCCGCGAAGTCGATCAGCTCCTTGCGCGCCTCGGTCATGGAGAAGTTGGAGATCACCAACTGCACCGGGTTGTCGCCGGTCAGCGCCGCGATCCGGTCGTCGTTGTCCTCCAGCGGCACCCACTGGATGCTGGTCATCTTCGGGAAGTAGTCGAGCAGGGCCTGCGCCACGGAGACGTTGAACCCGTGCCGGCCGAGCCCGTTGCCCTCGTGCCAGCCCGGGTAGCCGGGCTCGACGTAGCCGATGCGGACGTCGCCGGAGAGGAACTCGTACGGGTCGGGCTCGCGGACGAAGTAGTAGACGACACCGCTCACCGCGAGGATCAGCACCGAGAGGTAGACGGTGATCCGGCGCCGGTTGCGCGGGATCCGGGGCTTGCGGGCGCCGCCCAGGCCGCCGACCCCCTTCGCGGTGAGGACCGCGAAGACCACCCCGGCCACCTCGACCGGCAGTGCGAGGATGGCGGCTACGTTGGCGCCCCAGTTCTGATTGATCAGCAGGAATGCGACTCCGCCGACCAGGGTGATCCCGATCGGGAGGATCCAGTACAGCTCGTCGCGCAGGCCCAGGCCGCTCTCTGGCGGCTCGGGCTCGGACGGGGTCGATGGCATCGACGTAGACACATATAGACCCTAGGGATGCCCGTCCACCCCCGGTATCGCCGAGGGACGGGCAGCGGTGGCCGAACGGTCACAGTTGTGTTCCGCCCCACACCTGTGCACCGGGCATCTCCGGCAAATCAGACGATTGCCTTCGCTTACGGATCATCCGTTTGCAATCGACTGACCGTCCGGTGGGCGAAAGTGCCCCCACGCTCTTGCGGAGCACCCAGGGTCATCTGCGAGTATGTCCCAATGCCCCAGCAGCCGTCCAACGTCGCGTTCTTCGATGGCGCGAACACCCAGCATGACTTCACTGTCGTCCTGCGCGGTTACGACCGTACGCAGGTAGATGACTTCGTCGGTCGCCTCAACGCCCAGCTCGTCCAGTCCGAGCAGGCCCGCAACGAGGCCGAGCAGCGCATGAACGACGCCCAGCGTCGGCTGCGCCAGGCCGAGCAGCGCCTGAGCTCGGTCGAGCAGAAGCTCACCGACACCAGCAAGCAGCTCGAGGAGAACAGCCGCCCGACCCTCTCCGGGCTCGGCACGCGCGTCGAGCAGATCCTGCGCCTGGCCGAGGAGCAGGCCAACGACCACCGCGGCGAGTCCAAGCGGGAGTCCGAGGGCATCCTGTCCGCCGCCCGCCTCGAGGCCCGCGAGATCACCGACAAGGCGCGGGCCGAGGCCGCCGCCATGAAGGCGACCGCCGAGCGCGAGGCCGGCAACCTGCGCACCGCCGCCGAGCGCGAGGCCGCCGAGGTCCGGGTGCAGGCCCGCCGCGAGGCCGACACGCTGCGCGCCGACGCCGACCGCGAGACCAAGCAGCTGCGCACGGCCACCTCGCACGAGGTCGCCGAGCTGAAGGCCACCGTGGAGCGCGAGGTCGCCACCCTGCGCGCCACCGCCGAGCGCGAGATCACCCAGCTGCGCGCCAAGGCCGCCCGCGAGGCGGAGGAGAAGCGCGCCGAGGCTTCGAAGATGCTGGCCGACGCGCGCGACAAGCGCGACAAGGACCTGCAGGCGCTCCAGCTGGAGCTGGCCGAGCGCCGGGAGAAGTCCGAGCGCGAGGAGACCCAGCGTCACTCCGCCGCCGTCGCCGCCACGCAGAAGCTGGTCGGCGAGGCCGAGGAGCGCGCCCGTGCCGCCGAGGACCGGGCCAAGGAGATCGAGCAGCGTGCAGAGGCCCGCCGGGTCGAGTCGGAGCGCACCGCCGCCGAGACCACCGAGAAGGCGCGCGCTGGCGCGGAGAAGGCCGTCAACGAGGCCAAGGCCGAGGCGCACCGCCTGGTGACCGAGGCCCGCAACGAGGCCGAGCTGACCACCAACGCCGCCCGCCGCGAGGTCGAGGACCTCACCCGCCAGAAGAACGCGGTCACCGCGCAGCTGGGCCAGATGCTGTCCGGTCTGGCCGGCATCGTCCCGGGTGTCGGCGCCCCGGCTCCGGCCCCCGCCGCGGAGGAAAAGCCGAAGGCCGCCGAGGGCGCCTGACCCCGGCGGCGAACACGCAGCGCAGATAGCCGATCACGTTTCGCATTAGGTCACGCCGTGCCCTTTCCAGGAGGGGTGCGGCGTGGCCTTTTATGTGAAGATGGACCGCATGTCGCATGGCGGAGACCTGTTTGCACTCGGTGAGGGCGTCTCATCGGAACCCAGCTTCGACGTCGCCCTGCGGGGCTACGACAAGAAGCAGGTGGACCGTTACGTCACCAACGTCGAGTCGGAGTTGTCGACCCTGGCCGCGGAGCGGGACCAGGCCTTCTCTCAGGTGCAGGCCCTCGCGGGCCAGGTGCAGCAGCTCCAGCTGGAGCTCAGCGACGCCGCCCGCCGCTCGGTGCCGGCCCGCATCTCGTTCCGGCACCTCGGTGCCAAGGTCGAGCAGATCCTGACCATCGCCGAGGACCAGGCCGACGACCTGCGCAACAACGCGGCGCAGGAGATCGCCGACCAGCGGGCCGAGGCCGAGCGTCTGCTCGCCGACGCGCGCGACCGGGCCGCCACCGCCACCCGCGACTTCGACCTGGCGCTCGCGTCGCGCCGCGCCGACGAGCGCAAGGACGAGGAGCGCCGCCGCGACGAGCTGAGCAGCGAGACGCAGCGCCTGCGCGCCGAGGCTCGCGACCTGCTGGCCCACGCGCAGCTGGAGGCGCAGCAGATGCGTACGGCCGCGGCGCAGGAGGCCGCCTCCCGCCGCATCCAGACCGACAAGGACCTCACCGCCGCCAAGGCGGCCGCCGAGGCCGCCGCCGCGAACATCCGGGCCGCCGCCGACCAGCGCGTCGCCCAGGCCGAGCAGGAGGCCGCCGCCGCCCGGGCCAAGGGCCAGCAGGACGCCGCCGCCATCCGGGCCGCCGCCGAGCAGGCCGCCGGGGGCATCCGCGCCGCCGCCGACGAGCGCGTCTCGCAGGCCGAGCAGGAGTCGGCCCGCGCCCGCGAGGCC
This window encodes:
- the ccrA gene encoding crotonyl-CoA carboxylase/reductase yields the protein MQDILDVIMEAEGSADPAEHLRRLASVPVPAAYQGMVVRADEAAMFDGLATRDKDPRKSLHLQEVPTPELGPGEALIAVMASAVNYNTVWTSIFEPVSTFAFLRKYGRLSPLTARHDLPYHVVGSDAAGVVLRTGAGVTKWKPGDQIVAHCLNVELEDAAGHDDTMLDPQQRIWGFETNYGGLAQLAIVKANQLMPKPAHLTWEEAASPGLVNSTAYRQLVSHHGANMKQGDVVLIWGASGGLGSYATQMALNGGAIPVCVVSSPDKAELCRRMGADLVIDRVAEGYQFWSDETTQDPSEWKRFGARIRELTGGDDPDIVFEHPGRETFGASVYVAKKGGTIVTCASTSGYEHQYDNRYLWMSLKRIVGSHFANYREAWEANRLVDLGRIHPTLSKSFPLEQTGQAAYEVHRNTHQGKVGVLCLAPQEGLGVRDQEKRARHLTAINRFRGV
- a CDS encoding acetyl-CoA C-acetyltransferase, with the protein product MTSVIVSGARTPMGRLLGNLKDLSATQLGSVAIKAALERAGVAPEQVQYVIMGQVLQAGGGQITARQAAVGAGIPMNVPALTVNKVCLSGLDAIALADQLIRAGEFDIVVAGGMESMTNAPHLLIGQRNGYKYGDVVIKDHMALDGLTDAYDQIAMGESTENHNKRYEISREEQDAFAAASHQRAAAAQKNGHFAEEIAPVTIPARKGDPIVVSEDEGVRPDTTPETLAKLRPAFAKDGTITAGSSSPISDGAAAVVVMSKAKAQELGLTWLAEIGAHGNVAGPDNSLHAQPANAIKHALAKEGLTTVDLDLVEINEAFAAVGIQSMRELGITSDIVNVNGGAIALGHPIGMSGARLALTLALELKRRGGGVGAAALCGGGGQGDALILKVAA
- a CDS encoding transporter substrate-binding domain-containing protein, which translates into the protein MSTSMPSTPSEPEPPESGLGLRDELYWILPIGITLVGGVAFLLINQNWGANVAAILALPVEVAGVVFAVLTAKGVGGLGGARKPRIPRNRRRITVYLSVLILAVSGVVYYFVREPDPYEFLSGDVRIGYVEPGYPGWHEGNGLGRHGFNVSVAQALLDYFPKMTSIQWVPLEDNDDRIAALTGDNPVQLVISNFSMTEARKELIDFAGPYFNDVEGFATHDSTAETVHDIHRVCVPSGSTAELRLRKLGYDVVVEPTLRACFQRFFSGSEPDLAVSTDLAIIQAYVGSLPPDKRKEVPRFLSVGVEQYGVGLPNNSPKLCAKVNEALSQFLRLGWSNAFKATLGQLGLKEIDTVHSIEHRPERTDPCEPAAPWRK
- a CDS encoding DivIVA domain-containing protein → MPQQPSNVAFFDGANTQHDFTVVLRGYDRTQVDDFVGRLNAQLVQSEQARNEAEQRMNDAQRRLRQAEQRLSSVEQKLTDTSKQLEENSRPTLSGLGTRVEQILRLAEEQANDHRGESKRESEGILSAARLEAREITDKARAEAAAMKATAEREAGNLRTAAEREAAEVRVQARREADTLRADADRETKQLRTATSHEVAELKATVEREVATLRATAEREITQLRAKAAREAEEKRAEASKMLADARDKRDKDLQALQLELAERREKSEREETQRHSAAVAATQKLVGEAEERARAAEDRAKEIEQRAEARRVESERTAAETTEKARAGAEKAVNEAKAEAHRLVTEARNEAELTTNAARREVEDLTRQKNAVTAQLGQMLSGLAGIVPGVGAPAPAPAAEEKPKAAEGA
- the mce gene encoding methylmalonyl-CoA epimerase; this encodes MTEPASLSTSSQSVKSLSVGLQRIDHVGVAVPDLDTAIAFYEGTFGMTCVHVETNEEQGVREAMMQVAPGVEGGAIQLLAPLRPDSAIGKFLDRSGPGMQQLAFTVVDIDATCAALRERGMRLLYETPRRGTANSRINFVHPKDAGGVLVELVQPAADH